The window AGTACGAGGCGGCGGTCGCAAGCCGTTTAAGCAGAAGGGCACAGGGCGCGCCCGTCAAGGTACTTCTCGGTCGCCGATAATGCGTGGTGGTGGAACGATCTTCGGACCGGAACCCCATTCGTACCGGTTAGCATTACCGCTCAAAGTACGACGTTTAGCGAAGAAGTCGGCTTTAAGCGCAAAAGCGAAAGATGCGCGGGTGATGGTCGTTGAAGACTTTACCCTGACCGCACCAAAGACGAAAGATATCGTTAACTTCTTGGACAAAGTGTTGCCGCCCAAAATCGAAAAAGGACAGCCCGTCAAAACGGCGCTTTTTCTAACCAACACAAACGATAGCGTGTTAGTGAAATCGGCGTTGAACGTTCCGCGGTTGCAAATTGAGCAAGCGATTGTCGCTTCGGCTTTTGATATCTTACGTAGCCGTTATATCATTTTACAGGAAAGCGCTGTTGCGCCGTTGGCGGAGGTGTTGAACCGTGTCTGAAATGCGTGTATTACGCCGTCCGTTAGTTACGGAAAAGATGAGCGCGTTAGCGGAAGAAACGTTGGTTGTTCGGCAGTATGCCTTTGAGGTCGAACCTGACGCCAATAAAATCCAGATTCGAAACGCTGTCGAAAAAAAGTTTGAAGTGAAGGTGACTTCCATCCGCACCATCACGATTCGCGGTAAAATGCGCCGCTACGGTCGATTCTTAGGGAAACGGCCGGATTGGAAAAAGGCGATCATTACGCTGGAAAAAGGACAAACCATCGGGTTGTTCGAGCACGCGTAGGATTTTCGATAATTACCGGAGCGCAGACGGCCTGTTTGCCTGTCCGGTGTAATTGAAGAATTCCAATTGATTCGCTGGATTCTTAGAAATTTTTGGATTGGAAACCGCCCGCAAAATCACTGCACAGTGATAGTTATGGGCGAGCTAAGGTAAAAAACAATGCCATTGAAGAAGTATAACCCGTATACGCCGACGCGGCGTTTTGCCGCCACGCTCGACTTTTCGGAAATTACCCGCGAGACGCCGGAGAAGAGCTTATTGCTCCCCCGTAAGCGTACCGGTGGCCGTAACAACATGGGACGAATTACCACTCGTCACCATGGCGGCGGACACAAACGGATGATTCGCGTGGTCGATTTCAAACGCGATAAATTCGGTATCCCGGCGAAAATTGCCCATATCGAATACGACCCGGGTCGCAGCGCCCGCATCGCACTCCTCCATTATGCTGACGGTGAAAAGCGTTACAGTATCGCAACTGTTGGTATGAAGCAGGGCGATGTCATTATGAGCGGTCCGACTGCGGAAATCCGCGCCGGGAACTCATTACCGCTGAGTATGATACCGGTAGGAACAGAAATTTGCTTGATCGAATTACGACCGGGTGCCGGCGCTCAGATTGCCCGAAGTGCTGGGTCGGTTGTTCGACTGATGGCGAAGGAAGGCAAATATGCCTCGCTTCGGATGCCATCTGGTGAGATTCGTAAGATTAGTTTGAATTGTACGGCGGTAATCGGACAAGTCGGAAACGTCGAGAACGAAAACCAGAACTACGGTAAAGCCGGCAAGAGCCGCTGGTTGGGCATTCGTCCCAGCGTACGTGGCGTCGTAATGAACCCGATTGACCATCCGATGGGCGGTGGCGAAGGAAGAAGCTCTGGCGGTCGGCACCCGTGTACGCCGTGGGGCAAACCGACGAAGGGTTACAAGACTCGTCATAACAAGTCGACTGAGAAGTGGATAGTACGTCATCGTTCGGCGAAGAAGTAAGAGAGGCGATTAGGAATGGCACGTTCGATTAAAAAGGGTCCGTATATCGATCCGCGCATCTCCGTAAAAATCGATGCGTTGAATAAGGATCGCAAAAAGGTTGTGGTGAAAACATGGGCACGACGCTCAATGATTTCGCCGGCCTTTATCGGACACACCTTAGCGGTGCATAACGGCAAAAAGTTCATTCCGGTATTCATTACCGAGAATATGGTCGGACACAAGCTGGGCGAATTCGCACCGACCCGCGTATTCAAAGGACACAGCGGTCACCGGAAAACGGAAAAAGCTGCGAAAGCCAAGTAAGGTTTTGTTAGGAACCAGCAATGGAAGCAAGATGTGTTGCCCGCTTTGTTCGAGTTACTCCGCAGAAAATGCGGATGGTAGCCGGACTGGTGCGCGGGAAAACGGTAAGCCAGGCGATTGACCTGCTGCACTTTGCAGGGAAACCGACCGCGTTGCCGATGGAAAAAGCGCTGCGCAGCGCATTAGCGAATCTGATGAACAAGGAAGAAGCGCGCGGCGTCGATGCCGATATCGTGCGCATCGCCGAGATCAATGTGCAGGACGGACCTTCGCTCAAACGATGGTTACCCCGTGCGCAAGGTCGTGCGACGCCGATCATCAAGCGCAGTTGTCATATCTTTGTCCGGGTTGAAGAAGATCCGAAAGCGCTTGCCAAACGGCAGGCCGAGGAAGCGGCGAAACGAGCCGCCCGGGTCAAACGCAGCAAGGCAAAGAAAGAAGATACCAAAGAGCAGTCCGGGCAGGAATAAAGGGAGTATCGCGTGGGTCAGAAAACGCATCCGGTTGGACTTCGATTAGGAATAAATCGGACTTGGAGTTCCAATTGGTTCGATGAAAACGATTTCGCCGGGAAATTTGATGAAGACGGTAAAATCCGGAAGTATCTCAAGAGCCGTTTGCAGAACGCAAGCATCTCGCGAATCGAAATCGAACGGCAAGGCCGGCAATCGGTAAAAGTGATTGTTCATTCCGCCCGTCCCGGTGTGGTGATTGGTCGTAAGGGTCAGCAAGTTGATCAAATTAAAGAAGAACTTGCTAAACTTACCGGAAAGAATGTCGCACTCGATATCGTCGAAGTACGCCGTCCCGAAATCGAAGCGCAGTTGGTGGCTGATAGCATTGCCAATCAGTTAACCGGAAAAGTAAGTTTCCGGCGGGCGATGAAGAAAGCAATCCAAAGCGCTCGCCGCCTTGGCGCTGAAGGGATTAAAGTCACCTGTTCCGGACGATTGGGTGGCGCGGAAATGGCAAGAACCGAATCGTACAAAGAAGGCAGAATCCCACTGCATACTTTACGTGCCATTATCGATTTTGCCCGCTCAACCTCGGTTACCGCGTATGGTACTATCGGCGTTAAAGTGTGGATTTGCAAGGGCGAAGTATTTGGTAAGTGGTCTTCCACCCAAGTGCAACAATAAGATTACAGGGGCTGTTGCAAGCCGAAGGCGAAGCAAACCCAGTACGGATAGAATAAATGTTAGCACCGAAGCGAATAAAGTATCGTAAACAGCAGCGCGGCAGAATGAATGGTCTTGCCTATCGTGGCGGCGCGGTCTCGTTTGGCGAATTTGGACTGAAGGCGATGGAGCCCGGCTGGATCACAGCTCGACAAATCGAAGCGGCTCGTATCGCAATTTCCCGTCACGTAAAACGTGGTGGCAAAATTTGGATCCGGTTGTTCCCGGATAAGCCGGTAACCGCAAAACCAGCCGAAACCCGAATGGGTAAAGGAAAAGGTGCGCCCGAGTACTGGGTTGCTGTTGTGAAGCCGGGAAGAGTAATGTTTGAAATCGAGGGGGTAACCCCTGACTTGGCGAAAGCTGCGCTTTCCCTCGCAGCCCAAAAGCTGCCGATTAATTGCAAAGTAGTGGCGCGGGAGGAGTTCTAATGAAGTTTCGAGAATTGGCTGAATTGCCGCTCAAGGACCTTCAGTTAAAACTGACCGAAATGAGGAACGATATGGCAGAGTTGCGATTTAATAAAGCTACCCAGCCATTGGACAACCCACTTCGGCTCCGTGTCTTACGGCGGAATGTCGCACAAGCAGAAACCTTGGTGAAAGAGTACTTGAACGGTACTCGAAAAGCGCCGGGCGCGCAGTAGTTTTTTGCTATTGCCGGAGGTTAGGCAATCTTGCCTGACAGCAAATTTGTAGGGGTGTAAAGCATCTTACGCCCAATCAGTCGGAGAACAAAAGCGCAACTTGAGTTCGACGATGGTAGTGAATGAAAATTGACCTTTACAAAGGTAATGGAAGCATGGAACAAGTTCGTGGTCACCGCAAAGTCCGGATCGGGCGAGTGGTATCCAGTAAAATGGCGAAGACGGTTACCGTCGCGGTGGAGCGCCGGGTTCCGCACGCATTGTACGGAAAATATGTTCGCTTCACCTCGAAGCTATACGCACACGACGAGTTAAACGTTGCTGGCGTTGGCGACTTGGTGAAAGTGATGGAGACCCGTCCGCTCTCGAAAATGAAGCGCTGGCGGCTTCTCGAGATTATCGAAAAAGCGAAGTAAAACGGTAGGTTTAAACCAATGATTCGCGAACAGACAAAATTAACGGTGGCGGATAATACCGGGGCGAAAGTCGTCGCATGTTTCCGCTTATATGGCGGCTCTTGGCGCCGTTCCGCAAGCATCGGGGATATCATCATGGTTAGTGTGAAGAGCGCCATCCCCGGCGGACAGGTCAAAAAAGGCCAAAAAACCAAGGCAGTCGTGGTGCGTACCAGCAAAGAAATTCGCCGCAAGGACGGAACCTATATCCGGTTCGACGACAATGCGTGCGTACTGTTGGACGACAAACTGGAACCCCGCGGTACCCGTATCTTTGGACCGGTTGCCCGTGAACTCCGCGACAAAAATCAAATGAAAATTATCTCGTTGGCGCCGGAAGTACTCTAAACGCAACGAGCGGAGAAGGAACGATGCACGTCCGAAAAAACGACACCGTAGTAATCATAACCGGTAACGATTCCGGCAAGCGAGGTCGCGTGTTGAAAGTCTACCCGAAAAAGCAACTGATCGTTGTTGAAGGGGTGCGCTTCATCAAACGTCACACCAAGCCAAGCCAAAAGTTACCAAAGGGTGGAAGTATCGAACGCGAAGCGGCGATTAACGCCGGCAACGTGATGGTCGTTGAGCGGCAGACCAATAAACCGACCCGCGTCGGTCACAAACGAATCGAAGAAAACGGAAAACGTCGTTCGGTTCGCGTCGGTAAGAAATCCGGAAACTCGTTTTAAGTAATCTTTGGAATCTGAAATAACCGCTTCGTCATTCTGGTAAACCGTATTACGGGTAGCAGTGGACTTCAGTTCACGTGTACACATGGGACGAGGGGATAAGGAAACGAATCGTGGCGAAAGACGATAAAAGCAAGGCAAAGGGCAGCAAAGCGCCGGCAAAAGGCGCTAAAGGCGGCTCGGCAAAACCATCGGCAAAGCCGGTAAGCAAGCAAGCACCTGCTGCTGCGAAAAAAGGCGGCGGCAAGGCTTCCACCGTAGCAACCGCTCCCGCGACGGGTGGACATAAAGCTGTTGATACCGGATATCGTCCCCGCTTGCAGGAAACATACAAAGAAAAAGTAATTCCTGCCTTAATGGAAAAGTTAAAGCTGACTAATCCGATGCAAGTGCCGAAACTGGTGAAAATTGTGATAAACGTCGGTGTCGGTAAGGGTCACGAAGAAGCGAAATTGTTAGAAAGCGTCGTTGGCGAAGTTTCTTCGATTACCGGTATGAAACCGATTGTAACGAAAGCGAAGAAATCGATTTCAAACTTTAAGTTGCGCGAAGGTATGCCGATTGGCGTGAAAACGACACTACGTCGAACTGTGATGTGGGAATTTTTGGATCGCTTCTTTAACCTGGCAGTTCCCCGTATTCGTGACTTCCGTGGGGTGAGCGATAAATCGTTCGATGGACGCGGAAATTACACCCTGGGCATAAAAGAGCAGATAATCTTCCCGGAAATCAATTACGATTCAGTGGAGAAACTGCACGGGATGGATATTACATTCGTTACGACTGCATTGAACGACGAACATGCACGTGAACTGTTACGGGAACTCGGAATGCCGTTCCGTAAGAAGGCGGAAGCCGTAGTGAAGTAACCTTGGAGGTTGGGCAATCCAACCAGATATCGGTAGTTCAGATAATCTTGTCTGAGAGGTATCGATAGTCTGTGTAGTCCTGCCCAACGATCATTGCAAAACGCAATGAAAATACATTCTCAGAACGGGCAGACAACGCCCAGCAAATCGGTAGCGACAGGCTAAGATACCTGTATCAATCGAAGCGAATTACATTCGCTGATTAAAAGGAAAGAGCATTTATGGCTCGCTTGGCGATGAGAGTAAAGCAGGCGCGGATCGTCCGAAAGGTTACAGAAGCGCATGTTAAAGCGAAGGACAAGAAGGAATTAGGAGAGCTCATTCAGAAGCTTCCCGTTCTGCTTCGTCCGACGAAGATTCGTAATCGGTGCCGCCGATGCGGTAGGGCACGTGCTTATCTCCGGCATTACGGCGTTTGCCGTCTCTGCTTCCGTGATCTCGCGTTGCAGGGAGAAATTCCGGGTGTAGTCAAGGCAAGCTGGTAAAGGAGCACAAACTGTGGTAACCGATCCGATTGCGGATTTTCTCACGGCGGTTCGTAATGCTCAAGCTGCGAAACACCGCACTGTAGATGTCCCCTCTTCTAAAATGAAAGAGGCGATCAGCCAAATCTTGGTCGATCAAAATTTTATTCGTTCCTTCAAGCGGTTTGAGGACGGCAAACAAGGAATCTTGCGGGTATACCTCAAGTATGACGAAGAAGGCGCACCAGCAATTGCCGGGATCAGGCGGGCTTCAACCCCTGGTCGTCGCCGGTATGTTGGAAAAACCGAGATTCCCCGGGTGATGAATCAATTGGGAATTTCGATTTTAACCACGCCAAAGGGAGTAATCACCGGAGGTCGGGCACGCCAGTTAGGCGTCGGTGGTGAAATACTCTGTTACGTCTGGTAGATGTACCGTAGCTCAGACTACTGCGTCTGAGACAACTGTGAAAGTTGGGCAGGTTTGTCCGACATCTTGAGTATAGGTAAAACAATGTCGCGTATTGGAAAGAAACCGATTCCGTTGCCGAAGGGTGTCGATGTGAAAATCACCGAGACCATGGTGACTGTGAAGGGACCGCTCGGAACATTGCAGCGCAAGTTGCCGGAAAAGGTGGCGGTTAACATTGAGAACGGGGAAATCAATATTACCCGTGATGGCGAGAGCAAAACCGCAAAGTCGATGCATGGCTTGACACGGACTTTGATTTCGAACATGGTTACCGGTGTTTCCACAGGGTTCGTACGAAATTTGGAAATCGTCGGTGTTGGGTATAAAGCGGAGAAGAAAGGGCCCGATCTGGTATTGAGCCTGGGCTATTCGCACCCAATCGAGTTTGTTGCGCCGGAAGGTATTACAATTGAAGCCCCAAAGCCGACCCAAATCGTCGTCAAAGGTTACGATAAAGAATTACTCGG of the bacterium genome contains:
- the rplN gene encoding 50S ribosomal protein L14 — encoded protein: MIREQTKLTVADNTGAKVVACFRLYGGSWRRSASIGDIIMVSVKSAIPGGQVKKGQKTKAVVVRTSKEIRRKDGTYIRFDDNACVLLDDKLEPRGTRIFGPVARELRDKNQMKIISLAPEVL
- the rplD gene encoding 50S ribosomal protein L4, translating into MKVPVLNRNGDATGREIELPEDVFGIEPNEHVLWLAAKVYQSNMRQGTHAHKNRNEVRGGGRKPFKQKGTGRARQGTSRSPIMRGGGTIFGPEPHSYRLALPLKVRRLAKKSALSAKAKDARVMVVEDFTLTAPKTKDIVNFLDKVLPPKIEKGQPVKTALFLTNTNDSVLVKSALNVPRLQIEQAIVASAFDILRSRYIILQESAVAPLAEVLNRV
- the rpsC gene encoding 30S ribosomal protein S3, which translates into the protein MGQKTHPVGLRLGINRTWSSNWFDENDFAGKFDEDGKIRKYLKSRLQNASISRIEIERQGRQSVKVIVHSARPGVVIGRKGQQVDQIKEELAKLTGKNVALDIVEVRRPEIEAQLVADSIANQLTGKVSFRRAMKKAIQSARRLGAEGIKVTCSGRLGGAEMARTESYKEGRIPLHTLRAIIDFARSTSVTAYGTIGVKVWICKGEVFGKWSSTQVQQ
- a CDS encoding 30S ribosomal protein S14; the protein is MARLAMRVKQARIVRKVTEAHVKAKDKKELGELIQKLPVLLRPTKIRNRCRRCGRARAYLRHYGVCRLCFRDLALQGEIPGVVKASW
- the rplE gene encoding 50S ribosomal protein L5, producing MQETYKEKVIPALMEKLKLTNPMQVPKLVKIVINVGVGKGHEEAKLLESVVGEVSSITGMKPIVTKAKKSISNFKLREGMPIGVKTTLRRTVMWEFLDRFFNLAVPRIRDFRGVSDKSFDGRGNYTLGIKEQIIFPEINYDSVEKLHGMDITFVTTALNDEHARELLRELGMPFRKKAEAVVK
- the rplF gene encoding 50S ribosomal protein L6 is translated as MSRIGKKPIPLPKGVDVKITETMVTVKGPLGTLQRKLPEKVAVNIENGEINITRDGESKTAKSMHGLTRTLISNMVTGVSTGFVRNLEIVGVGYKAEKKGPDLVLSLGYSHPIEFVAPEGITIEAPKPTQIVVKGYDKELLGVVAAMIRGFRKPEPYKGKGIKYENEVILRKAGKTGKGK
- the rpsS gene encoding 30S ribosomal protein S19 translates to MARSIKKGPYIDPRISVKIDALNKDRKKVVVKTWARRSMISPAFIGHTLAVHNGKKFIPVFITENMVGHKLGEFAPTRVFKGHSGHRKTEKAAKAK
- the rplX gene encoding 50S ribosomal protein L24; the encoded protein is MHVRKNDTVVIITGNDSGKRGRVLKVYPKKQLIVVEGVRFIKRHTKPSQKLPKGGSIEREAAINAGNVMVVERQTNKPTRVGHKRIEENGKRRSVRVGKKSGNSF
- the rplP gene encoding 50S ribosomal protein L16, coding for MLAPKRIKYRKQQRGRMNGLAYRGGAVSFGEFGLKAMEPGWITARQIEAARIAISRHVKRGGKIWIRLFPDKPVTAKPAETRMGKGKGAPEYWVAVVKPGRVMFEIEGVTPDLAKAALSLAAQKLPINCKVVAREEF
- the rplB gene encoding 50S ribosomal protein L2; translation: MPLKKYNPYTPTRRFAATLDFSEITRETPEKSLLLPRKRTGGRNNMGRITTRHHGGGHKRMIRVVDFKRDKFGIPAKIAHIEYDPGRSARIALLHYADGEKRYSIATVGMKQGDVIMSGPTAEIRAGNSLPLSMIPVGTEICLIELRPGAGAQIARSAGSVVRLMAKEGKYASLRMPSGEIRKISLNCTAVIGQVGNVENENQNYGKAGKSRWLGIRPSVRGVVMNPIDHPMGGGEGRSSGGRHPCTPWGKPTKGYKTRHNKSTEKWIVRHRSAKK
- the rpsQ gene encoding 30S ribosomal protein S17; this translates as MEQVRGHRKVRIGRVVSSKMAKTVTVAVERRVPHALYGKYVRFTSKLYAHDELNVAGVGDLVKVMETRPLSKMKRWRLLEIIEKAK
- the rplV gene encoding 50S ribosomal protein L22, yielding MEARCVARFVRVTPQKMRMVAGLVRGKTVSQAIDLLHFAGKPTALPMEKALRSALANLMNKEEARGVDADIVRIAEINVQDGPSLKRWLPRAQGRATPIIKRSCHIFVRVEEDPKALAKRQAEEAAKRAARVKRSKAKKEDTKEQSGQE
- the rpsH gene encoding 30S ribosomal protein S8, which gives rise to MVTDPIADFLTAVRNAQAAKHRTVDVPSSKMKEAISQILVDQNFIRSFKRFEDGKQGILRVYLKYDEEGAPAIAGIRRASTPGRRRYVGKTEIPRVMNQLGISILTTPKGVITGGRARQLGVGGEILCYVW
- the rpmC gene encoding 50S ribosomal protein L29 encodes the protein MKFRELAELPLKDLQLKLTEMRNDMAELRFNKATQPLDNPLRLRVLRRNVAQAETLVKEYLNGTRKAPGAQ
- a CDS encoding 50S ribosomal protein L23 translates to MRVLRRPLVTEKMSALAEETLVVRQYAFEVEPDANKIQIRNAVEKKFEVKVTSIRTITIRGKMRRYGRFLGKRPDWKKAIITLEKGQTIGLFEHA